The following proteins are encoded in a genomic region of Bacillus sp. FJAT-22090:
- a CDS encoding single-stranded DNA-binding protein — protein MVNTVSLIGRMTKAPQLKYLSEGRVQTSFVIAVNKGYKTDEADFVLCTIWGKLAETTVKYCGRGSLVGITGRLNTRSYEKGEGRVFVTEVVVEDIRFLVTKKRDDQEPHQPNEKKIESDFEFPTSHTNQLPV, from the coding sequence ATGGTGAACACAGTTTCATTAATCGGACGAATGACAAAAGCTCCACAGCTCAAATATTTATCCGAAGGAAGGGTACAAACAAGTTTTGTAATTGCAGTAAATAAGGGATATAAAACAGATGAAGCGGACTTTGTGCTATGCACGATTTGGGGAAAGCTCGCAGAAACGACCGTAAAGTATTGTGGGAGAGGCTCACTTGTCGGGATAACAGGTAGGCTTAATACGAGGTCATATGAAAAAGGAGAAGGGAGAGTGTTTGTAACTGAAGTAGTTGTGGAGGACATCCGATTTTTAGTAACGAAGAAACGTGATGATCAAGAACCACATCAACCGAACGAAAAGAAAATAGAATCAGACTTCGAATTTCCAACATCACATACAAATCAACTTCCAGTATAA
- a CDS encoding YwpF family protein has product MKTFKMISIDIIREEEVVSISLEDGIVINQENTSRSWILELFIDKKYENLFQEFQSTNEILNVQVIISYPENEPANFEVVTYSVKEIGQHISVLLKGTLKHVRRKYAESLLEELIQEGLTGEELLAKFEKYMKTRPKLKTDQIKKS; this is encoded by the coding sequence ATGAAAACTTTTAAAATGATTTCAATTGATATTATACGCGAAGAAGAGGTAGTTTCTATTTCTCTTGAAGATGGTATTGTGATTAATCAAGAAAATACAAGCCGTTCTTGGATATTGGAGCTTTTTATCGATAAAAAATATGAGAATCTTTTTCAAGAATTTCAATCAACCAATGAAATCCTGAATGTGCAGGTTATTATTTCTTATCCTGAAAACGAACCTGCTAATTTTGAAGTTGTTACATATTCAGTGAAAGAAATTGGACAACACATTTCTGTATTGTTAAAAGGTACATTAAAGCACGTACGAAGAAAATATGCAGAATCTCTCCTTGAAGAATTGATACAAGAAGGACTAACTGGAGAAGAACTACTAGCCAAATTTGAAAAATACATGAAAACAAGACCTAAGCTAAAAACAGACCAAATAAAAAAAAGCTGA
- the fabZ gene encoding 3-hydroxyacyl-ACP dehydratase FabZ: MLTTEQVQAILPHRYPFLMIDRILEVEEGKRAVGLKNVTINEEFFNGHFPGYPVMPGVLIVEALAQVGAVAVLQIPENKGRLAFFTGIDNCRFKRQVKPGDQLKLEVELVKLRGAMGKGHGIATVDGELVCEADILFALGPVVDNQ, translated from the coding sequence ATGTTAACAACAGAGCAAGTTCAAGCGATTTTACCTCATCGTTATCCATTTTTAATGATTGATCGAATTCTTGAAGTAGAAGAAGGTAAACGAGCAGTAGGACTTAAAAATGTCACGATAAATGAAGAATTTTTTAATGGACATTTCCCAGGATACCCAGTGATGCCGGGAGTATTAATCGTAGAGGCGTTAGCGCAAGTTGGAGCAGTAGCAGTTCTTCAAATTCCTGAAAATAAAGGAAGACTCGCTTTTTTCACTGGTATTGATAATTGCAGATTTAAACGCCAAGTTAAACCAGGTGATCAATTAAAGCTGGAAGTAGAACTAGTTAAACTTCGTGGAGCTATGGGCAAAGGGCATGGAATCGCAACAGTAGACGGTGAACTTGTTTGTGAGGCTGATATCCTCTTCGCATTAGGACCAGTAGTAGACAATCAATAA
- a CDS encoding DNA-directed RNA polymerase subunit beta, producing the protein MTEEVKISGRQQRKIEKAQEAKTETKKINWVQIRMFPIWLRILIVIALLVGAAAAGLMVGYGVLGEGSAKDALKWETYQHILDIKDGK; encoded by the coding sequence ATGACAGAAGAAGTTAAAATTTCTGGCAGACAACAACGAAAAATAGAAAAAGCGCAAGAAGCTAAAACTGAAACGAAAAAAATCAATTGGGTCCAAATTCGCATGTTCCCCATATGGCTGCGTATACTAATAGTTATCGCACTCCTTGTAGGAGCAGCTGCAGCAGGTTTAATGGTTGGATACGGGGTCCTTGGAGAAGGATCTGCGAAAGACGCACTCAAATGGGAAACGTATCAGCATATTTTAGATATAAAAGACGGTAAATAG
- a CDS encoding flagellar hook-basal body protein, giving the protein MLRTMVTATNTMSQLQNQMDIIGNNLANSNTHGYKAKDVKFQELLYQQFNNDKLDKVDRQSPVGIRYGVGASLAQASMNWKQGSLQSTGRDLDFAFQEPKQYFNVLMPDGENGQQTAYTRQGAFYVSPMENGNLMLVTGDGYPVADAAGQAITIPENVSSFSVNESGVLTANYPDGSTVQRELAVSVLQKPQLMEQLSETYIVLPNNLAELGVNAQDVIIDLQGAERGEIALTNQVLEMSNVDMSKEMTELMTAQRSYQFSARSISIADQMLGLINGIR; this is encoded by the coding sequence ATGTTACGTACAATGGTTACAGCTACGAATACAATGTCACAGCTTCAAAATCAAATGGACATTATTGGAAACAACCTTGCGAACTCCAATACGCATGGTTATAAAGCGAAAGATGTAAAATTTCAAGAGCTATTATACCAACAATTTAACAATGACAAGTTGGACAAAGTAGATCGTCAATCACCCGTAGGAATTCGCTATGGAGTTGGAGCTTCACTTGCACAGGCATCCATGAACTGGAAGCAAGGAAGTCTCCAATCTACGGGACGTGATTTAGATTTTGCTTTTCAGGAACCAAAGCAATATTTTAATGTTTTAATGCCAGATGGAGAAAATGGCCAACAGACGGCTTATACTCGTCAAGGTGCATTTTATGTTTCGCCAATGGAAAATGGTAACTTAATGCTCGTTACAGGAGATGGTTATCCTGTGGCTGATGCAGCTGGACAAGCAATTACTATTCCAGAGAACGTTTCAAGTTTTTCTGTAAACGAGTCTGGTGTACTAACAGCAAATTATCCAGATGGTTCTACTGTCCAAAGAGAATTAGCAGTTTCTGTTTTACAAAAACCACAGTTAATGGAACAGCTTTCTGAGACGTACATTGTATTGCCAAACAATTTGGCAGAGTTAGGGGTCAATGCACAAGATGTGATAATTGACCTTCAAGGTGCTGAACGTGGTGAAATAGCTTTAACGAATCAAGTATTGGAAATGTCTAATGTAGATATGTCAAAAGAAATGACTGAGTTAATGACTGCTCAGCGTTCTTATCAATTCAGTGCAAGATCAATATCGATAGCAGACCAAATGTTGGGTCTAATAAATGGGATAAGATAA
- a CDS encoding flagellar hook-basal body protein: MFRGFHTVASGMIAQQRRTELLTNNMANANTPGYKADQSAIRSFPEMFLSKLGPSNIPMDAPIKGKYATGVGAVGTGVYMQETIALMQQGQLQETGLNTDISLIDGLLPEDAETGQTGAIFYRLQHPVEGEAYTRNGSFTLDPEGFLTNPQGLYVLDSNGQRIQLQNDDFRVAGDGQIYVEDAAIEQIGVSFSTQPETLIKQDNGLFKTADGTNLPSAYDTENVSFSMQQGYIERSNVDTAKTMTEMLTAYRAFEANQKVLQAYDQSMQKAVNEVGRVN, encoded by the coding sequence ATGTTTCGTGGATTTCATACAGTTGCATCTGGAATGATTGCGCAACAGCGTAGAACGGAATTACTGACAAATAATATGGCAAACGCAAATACGCCTGGATATAAAGCGGATCAATCAGCGATTAGATCATTTCCTGAAATGTTTTTATCCAAATTAGGACCTTCCAATATTCCAATGGATGCTCCTATCAAAGGGAAATATGCAACAGGTGTTGGAGCAGTAGGTACTGGTGTTTATATGCAAGAAACAATCGCTTTGATGCAGCAAGGTCAGCTGCAAGAAACGGGCTTGAATACGGATATTTCTTTGATTGATGGTTTACTACCAGAAGATGCAGAAACGGGTCAAACAGGTGCCATTTTTTATCGTTTACAGCATCCAGTGGAAGGAGAAGCATACACTCGTAATGGGAGCTTCACATTAGATCCGGAAGGATTTTTAACAAATCCTCAAGGTCTGTATGTTCTTGATTCAAATGGGCAACGTATTCAGCTTCAAAATGACGATTTTCGTGTTGCTGGTGATGGGCAGATTTATGTAGAAGATGCGGCAATCGAGCAAATCGGTGTTTCTTTTTCCACCCAACCAGAAACGTTGATTAAACAAGACAATGGTTTATTTAAAACTGCGGATGGTACAAACTTGCCTTCAGCTTACGATACGGAAAACGTTAGTTTTTCGATGCAACAAGGATATATTGAACGTTCCAACGTAGATACTGCTAAAACAATGACGGAAATGTTAACAGCATACCGAGCTTTTGAAGCAAATCAAAAAGTACTTCAAGCATACGACCAAAGCATGCAAAAAGCAGTAAATGAAGTAGGACGGGTAAATTAG